Part of the Bacteriovorax stolpii genome, CGTTGAAAACGATGAGATCACACCTTTAAACATCGGAAGTAGAGCTCCCGAAGTGATGATCATCATAAGCACTGTCCATTCAATTAGCTTTTCAAATGGACCGATCGGCGAACCAGCTTGTGGATCGAAGTAACTTAGAGCGTTTAATCCGATCTGTTGGGTGATGATCGCACCAGTTGAAATAAAGATACTCATGATCGCTTTTACGAAAAAGCCAATCACTAATCCTACTAGAGTGTTAAAAATGGTTAAGTACCAGAAGCTCTCTGGCCCAACGTGTTTAATATCTAAAAGCAGCTGGTCCTGGATTAAAGGGAAAAAAGCAAAAGTCAGCATAAGAGTTGTCAGGACTTTTACAACAACTGGAATCGTTACACTTTCAAATAAAGGCAATTGGAAAATGATAGCAAGCCATCTGGTAAATGCTAACCAGAACGCTGTAATCATTGCCATGTCTGTTATTTGAATATTCAACATTCCTATTATCTCTCAGCTACAATGTTAGGAATCTGTAAAATTAAATCTTTTGTAAATGTCGTGAGAGAATCAGACATCCATGGTCCAAAAAACATAAGAGCTGCTACGATAACGATGATCTTTGGGATGAACGTTAATGTCTGCTCGTTAATCTGAGTCACCGCTTGAAAAAGCGATACTAAGATCCCCACGATCAGTGCTCCCACCAGCATTGGAGCTGATACCATGAGTGCAACCTTAATTGCCTGATGAGTAATGTCTGTGTATGAATCAAATTGCATACGCCGCCTATTGGTTGAACGATCTTAAGATCGATCCTGTTACAAGTTGCCATCCATCTACCAGTACAAAAAGTAAAAGTTTAAATGGAAGAGATACAACGACCGGAGGAAGCATCATCATCCCCATCGCCATTAGAACCGAAGCTACCACCATATCTAAAATCAAAAATGGGATATAAAGCAGGAACCCGATCTGAAACGATGTTTTTAATTCTGAAATAATGAATGCCGGAATCAGGTAGTGAATCGGAACATCATCAATTGTCTGAGGAGCAGTTTTTCCAGTGACATCGTAAAAAAGACCGATATCAGCTTTTCTTACTTGCTTCTGCATAAAACCGCGAAGACCTAAAACGATTTCATCAATCGCTACAGTCGTTGTGATTTGTTTTGCCATATATGGCTGGATTGCTTTGTTATAAATTCTCTCCCCTGTCGGCTGCATAACAAACAATGAAAGAAAAAGTGCAAAACCAACAAGGAGTTGGTTAGGTGGCATGTTTTGAGTACCGATTGCTTGTCTCATGAAAGAAAGAACAATCAGGATTCTTGTAAAGCTTGTACAAAGAATAAGAATTGATGGAGCTAATGTGATGATCGTAAAAAGAAGAAGAACTTCGATTGAATCTACCAGGTTTACACCCTGGCCGAAGTTGATCGACATCCCTGGAAGTGCCAGGTTATTGGCCCCCGGAGCAGCCTGAGCAAAACTCATCGCCGGAAGGACAAGCGGCACTACAATGAGTGCCAGCATTTTTAAAAGTTTTTTCATTCG contains:
- a CDS encoding flagellar biosynthetic protein FliR, producing the protein MLNIQITDMAMITAFWLAFTRWLAIIFQLPLFESVTIPVVVKVLTTLMLTFAFFPLIQDQLLLDIKHVGPESFWYLTIFNTLVGLVIGFFVKAIMSIFISTGAIITQQIGLNALSYFDPQAGSPIGPFEKLIEWTVLMMIITSGALLPMFKGVISSFSTIHVYNIGKLAHSIDFFMIMFKSIFISSIMLATPMIFVNLIINAVMGIISRAVPQMNVIAVSFAVNIGLGLLVFAVGSDEFFATCFRIYTERLGDWFQLMS
- the fliP gene encoding flagellar type III secretion system pore protein FliP (The bacterial flagellar biogenesis protein FliP forms a type III secretion system (T3SS)-type pore required for flagellar assembly.), which produces MKKLLKMLALIVVPLVLPAMSFAQAAPGANNLALPGMSINFGQGVNLVDSIEVLLLFTIITLAPSILILCTSFTRILIVLSFMRQAIGTQNMPPNQLLVGFALFLSLFVMQPTGERIYNKAIQPYMAKQITTTVAIDEIVLGLRGFMQKQVRKADIGLFYDVTGKTAPQTIDDVPIHYLIPAFIISELKTSFQIGFLLYIPFLILDMVVASVLMAMGMMMLPPVVVSLPFKLLLFVLVDGWQLVTGSILRSFNQ
- the fliQ gene encoding flagellar biosynthesis protein FliQ, with product MQFDSYTDITHQAIKVALMVSAPMLVGALIVGILVSLFQAVTQINEQTLTFIPKIIVIVAALMFFGPWMSDSLTTFTKDLILQIPNIVAER